In a single window of the Bacillus clarus genome:
- a CDS encoding MFS transporter, which produces MTYRRFVASQSMIMMAGSMVFPFYILLLRNVGDSFSQFGWAYGLFALTSALVYPLVGKISDRIGDRKLLIVYAWSMAILMLCFPIATEVWHVYILQIIMGILGAVQRNTEKTSLARKVISKEAGYEIGKYHVWTSVGGGIAIIATGYLVDFFTIGTIFYISSVLYVVSGIVLSRNSKQTKIPL; this is translated from the coding sequence ATGACATATAGAAGATTTGTAGCCTCACAAAGTATGATCATGATGGCTGGTAGCATGGTATTTCCTTTTTATATACTATTGCTTCGAAATGTTGGAGATAGCTTCTCTCAGTTTGGTTGGGCATATGGCTTATTCGCCTTAACATCAGCGTTAGTATATCCGCTAGTTGGGAAAATCTCGGACCGAATTGGGGACAGAAAATTATTAATTGTATATGCTTGGTCTATGGCTATATTGATGCTTTGTTTTCCGATTGCAACAGAAGTTTGGCATGTATATATTCTCCAAATTATTATGGGGATTTTAGGTGCTGTGCAGCGTAATACAGAGAAGACATCATTAGCACGAAAAGTGATAAGTAAGGAAGCGGGGTATGAAATTGGAAAGTACCACGTGTGGACATCTGTTGGTGGCGGGATAGCTATTATCGCAACAGGTTATTTAGTAGATTTCTTTACAATTGGTACAATTTTCTATATCTCTTCAGTTTTGTATGTCGTTAGTGGTATTGTATTAAGCAGGAATAGTAAGCAAACAAAAATACCCTTGTAG
- a CDS encoding SDR family oxidoreductase, with protein MNQLKGKIAVVTGVSRLGGIGAAICKELAEAGYDIFFTYWTEYDKEMPGGVDQNEQVKLKEELIKNGVKVSSMELDLTRDDAPEQLINKVTEQLGYPDILINNAAYSKNNDFSNLTTEELDKHYMVNIRATTLLSSEFAQGFNKKSGGRIVNITSGQFQGPMAGELAYATTKGAIDALTITLSAEVAHLGITVNAINPGPTNTGWMTEEIKRELKSMFPFGRIGEPEDAARLIKFLVSEEAGWITGQVIHSEGGFKR; from the coding sequence ATGAATCAATTAAAAGGAAAAATAGCAGTTGTTACAGGTGTAAGTCGTCTAGGTGGTATTGGAGCAGCGATTTGTAAAGAGTTAGCTGAAGCCGGATACGATATATTTTTTACGTATTGGACGGAATATGATAAAGAGATGCCTGGGGGTGTTGATCAAAATGAACAAGTAAAACTAAAAGAAGAGCTAATAAAAAACGGTGTTAAAGTATCAAGTATGGAGTTAGATTTAACTCGGGATGATGCACCGGAACAGCTTATAAATAAAGTTACTGAACAACTGGGTTACCCTGATATATTAATTAATAACGCAGCATACTCTAAGAATAATGATTTTTCTAATTTGACTACAGAAGAGTTAGATAAGCATTATATGGTAAACATTCGTGCAACGACGTTATTAAGTAGTGAGTTTGCTCAAGGGTTTAATAAGAAATCTGGTGGTAGAATCGTTAATATTACTTCAGGTCAGTTTCAAGGGCCTATGGCTGGAGAATTAGCATATGCAACAACAAAGGGAGCAATTGATGCTCTTACGATCACATTGTCAGCGGAAGTAGCTCATTTAGGAATAACAGTTAATGCGATAAATCCAGGTCCAACTAATACGGGATGGATGACAGAAGAAATAAAAAGAGAATTAAAATCGATGTTTCCTTTTGGAAGAATAGGTGAGCCAGAGGATGCAGCAAGGCTTATTAAGTTTTTAGTGAGTGAAGAAGCAGGCTGGATTACAGGACAAGTTATTCATTCAGAAGGTGGATTTAAGAGATAA
- a CDS encoding FAD-binding oxidoreductase, translating to MRKRKIVVVIVAYTVFLAASIHTYKGKLDHPVMSDVGKLLPTKIKRVEDVEDEQVLKRLVKEANVSGEKISIAGMQHSQGGQTYYPNGTVLDMKGYNKILEFDPEKKRIRVQTGVMWNDIQKKVNPYGLAVQVMQSQNIFTVGGSLSVNVHGRDIRHEALIDTVESFRLLMADGTVRNVSREENADLFPYVIGGYGLFGVILDVTLKLTDDELYETHTKMLDYKEYASYFKEKVKKDENVRMHLARISVAPHSFLKEMYVTDYVLAENQNKREEYSELKEETIIALPKFFLGLSRYSDWAKDTFWNIQRDYFERTDGKFETRNNVMRSDSAFMEYENPNRTEVLQEYFVPIDRFADYIDDLRNVLKEEELNLLNITIRYVEKNENAVLSYVKDDMFALVFLINQGRSESEIKKTRAIIQKMIDATLKYGGSYYLPYYSYPTKSQLKMAYPRIEEFLQKKKEMEPQERFVNLFYKEYSK from the coding sequence TTGAGAAAAAGAAAGATAGTAGTTGTCATTGTGGCGTATACTGTTTTCTTAGCTGCATCTATACATACATATAAAGGGAAACTGGATCATCCTGTTATGAGCGATGTAGGTAAGTTACTTCCAACAAAGATTAAACGTGTTGAAGATGTGGAAGATGAGCAGGTGTTAAAAAGATTAGTGAAAGAGGCAAATGTTTCAGGTGAGAAAATTTCAATCGCAGGTATGCAGCATAGCCAAGGTGGGCAGACGTATTATCCAAACGGTACGGTGTTAGATATGAAGGGATATAATAAAATATTAGAGTTTGATCCAGAGAAGAAGAGGATTCGTGTCCAAACTGGTGTGATGTGGAATGATATTCAAAAGAAAGTAAATCCATATGGTCTTGCAGTTCAAGTGATGCAGTCTCAAAATATTTTTACAGTGGGTGGTTCGTTAAGTGTAAATGTACATGGGCGTGACATTCGTCATGAAGCATTAATTGATACAGTAGAGTCATTCAGATTATTAATGGCAGATGGTACAGTGCGAAATGTAAGTAGAGAAGAAAATGCTGATTTATTTCCATATGTAATCGGTGGTTACGGGTTATTCGGCGTGATTTTAGATGTGACGTTGAAGTTAACGGATGACGAATTATATGAAACGCATACGAAAATGCTAGATTATAAAGAATATGCCTCGTATTTTAAAGAGAAGGTGAAAAAAGATGAGAATGTTCGCATGCATTTAGCGCGTATTTCTGTAGCTCCACATTCATTTTTAAAAGAAATGTATGTGACAGATTATGTATTAGCAGAAAACCAAAATAAGCGGGAAGAGTACAGCGAATTAAAAGAAGAAACTATTATAGCTTTACCAAAGTTCTTCCTTGGATTATCACGTTACAGTGATTGGGCAAAGGATACTTTTTGGAATATACAAAGAGATTATTTTGAACGTACAGATGGAAAGTTTGAAACACGAAATAACGTAATGAGATCTGATAGTGCTTTTATGGAATATGAGAATCCAAATCGGACGGAAGTTCTACAAGAGTATTTTGTGCCAATTGATCGTTTTGCAGATTATATAGATGATTTACGGAATGTATTAAAAGAAGAAGAATTGAACCTTCTCAACATTACGATCCGTTACGTAGAGAAGAATGAAAATGCAGTTTTATCTTATGTAAAAGATGATATGTTTGCATTAGTCTTTTTAATTAATCAAGGACGTTCTGAAAGTGAAATAAAGAAAACAAGAGCGATAATCCAGAAAATGATTGATGCTACTTTAAAGTATGGTGGAAGTTATTATTTACCGTATTATTCTTATCCGACGAAAAGTCAGCTGAAAATGGCATATCCTCGTATAGAAGAATTTCTTCAAAAGAAAAAGGAAATGGAACCACAAGAAAGATTTGTGAATTTGTTTTATAAGGAGTATAGCAAATGA
- a CDS encoding zinc-binding dehydrogenase → MVLLKELTESGKIRPVIDRCYPLEQVSEAHVYVET, encoded by the coding sequence ATGGTTTTACTGAAAGAACTGACTGAATCAGGAAAAATAAGGCCAGTTATAGATAGGTGTTATCCACTAGAGCAAGTCTCAGAGGCTCATGTTTATGTAGAAACATGA